GCCGTCGTATGTGCTTGTACCCCTTCCGATTTCATCTAAAATAAGAAGGCTTTTTTCCGTGGCATTGTGAAGGATGTTTGCTGTTTCCACCATTTCCATCATAAACGTTGAAAGACCTCTGCTTAAATTGTCTGAAGCGCCGACGCGGGAAAAGATTCTATCTACAACTCCGATTTTTGCTTTTTTGGCTGGAACAAATGAGCCTATTTGTGCCATTAGTGTTATTAGAGCGGTCTGTCTTAAAAATACCGATTTACCGCCCATGTTTGGCCCTGTTACAATGGCAAAGGATTTGTCTTTGGTGAGGTTAACGGAATTCGAGATAAAGTCTTCTTCCAAAAATTTTTCTAAAACAGGGTGTTTCCCTTCTTCTATTTTCAGGTTATAACTATTGTCTATCTCTGGTTTTGTGTATCCTCTCTCAACTGCCACTTTTGCAAGAGATAGTAAAAAGTCAATTTTGCCGATTATTTCTGCCGTATGCTGAATTCTTTCTGTATTTTGGGTTATAAACTTTCTTATGTTTACAAATATTGTATATTCCAGCTTTTCTACCTTCTCTTTCGCCGATAGGATTTTTTCTTCAAACTCTTTTAGTTCGGGTGTTATGAATCGTTCAGCGTTTACGAGGGTCTGTCTTCGCATGTAGTCGTCAGGGACAAGATGGAGATTTGCTTTTGAAACCTCTATGTAATAGCCAAAAACATTGTTGAATTTGATTTTTAGACTTGAAATGCCTGTTCTTTTCTTTTCCCGCTCTTCAATTTTTTTAATTATCTCCTCACCTTCTTCAAGAATGGTTTTTAGTTCATCTAATTCTTTATTAACACCTCTTTTTATTATTCCGCCTTCTCTGGATGAAAAAGGTGGATTTTCCACTATTGTTCTTTCAAGTTCGCAATAGATGTCTTCTAATGTATCTAAATCTTTTCCAAGGCTTTTTAAAAGTTTTGATGACATGGATAGGAGGTGTTTTTTTAGTTCTGGAAGGTCTTTAATAGAGCGGCGAAGGGCTGCTAAATCTTTTGGTGAGGCGACTCCAGAAGTTATTTTAGAAAGCAGTCTTTCTATGTCATATACATTTTTCAGAATATCGCCTATTGATTCAGCTATGAGAAACGAGTTCATTAACTCTTCTACGCTATCGAGTCTTGCCTCTATCTCTTCCTTTTCTTTTAAGGGATGAAGTAAAGAGAATTTTAAGAATCTTCTTCCCATTCCTGTTAGTGTTTTGTCAAGGATGCCAAATAGTGAGTATTCTTTTCTGCTATTATTCATTGATTCAACAATTTCAAGACTTCTGCAGGTGTGGGGATCAATGTACATAAATGAATCTTCGGAGTATCTCTTTGGTCGTTTGAGCTTTGGTATGAATTCAATTTGTGTTTCTTCTATGAATTTTTTAAGTGCAGAAAGACTTTTTACTTCTCCTTTGCGTTCCGTAATTATTGTTTCTTCATCTTTGAAATAGGATTCTTCTTTTGTTTGGAAAAATGTTTCAGGAGATAGACTTTTTACCTCTTTGAAAAGCGCTTTAAGTTTCTCTGGAACGATGAGCTCTTTAGGTTTAAATTTGCTTATTATATTAAGAAGACCATCTTTGTCTGTTGTCGTAAAAAATAGGTCTCCGGTGGAAAGCTCAGTCCATGAGATGCCAAAGTTCTTTCCTTCAGGATAAATTGCCATGAGAAAACGGTCTTCTTTTTCATCTTCAAAGTACGTTCCGGGTGTAACAATTCTTACAACTTCTCTTTTTACGACTTTTTTACCCGGTTTTGGTTCTTCCATCTGTTCACAAATAGCAACTTTGTATCCTTTTCTTACCAGTTTTTCTATGTATGGTTCGACACTGTGATAAGGGACACCACACATGGGAACTTTTTCGGCAGACTTTCCGAAACCTCGTGATGTTAACGTTATTTC
The sequence above is a segment of the Desulfurobacterium indicum genome. Coding sequences within it:
- the mutS gene encoding DNA mismatch repair protein MutS; protein product: MDKSKRKLTPALKQYLEIKEQYKNTLLMFRMGDFYELFFEDAKIAAKELEITLTSRGFGKSAEKVPMCGVPYHSVEPYIEKLVRKGYKVAICEQMEEPKPGKKVVKREVVRIVTPGTYFEDEKEDRFLMAIYPEGKNFGISWTELSTGDLFFTTTDKDGLLNIISKFKPKELIVPEKLKALFKEVKSLSPETFFQTKEESYFKDEETIITERKGEVKSLSALKKFIEETQIEFIPKLKRPKRYSEDSFMYIDPHTCRSLEIVESMNNSRKEYSLFGILDKTLTGMGRRFLKFSLLHPLKEKEEIEARLDSVEELMNSFLIAESIGDILKNVYDIERLLSKITSGVASPKDLAALRRSIKDLPELKKHLLSMSSKLLKSLGKDLDTLEDIYCELERTIVENPPFSSREGGIIKRGVNKELDELKTILEEGEEIIKKIEEREKKRTGISSLKIKFNNVFGYYIEVSKANLHLVPDDYMRRQTLVNAERFITPELKEFEEKILSAKEKVEKLEYTIFVNIRKFITQNTERIQHTAEIIGKIDFLLSLAKVAVERGYTKPEIDNSYNLKIEEGKHPVLEKFLEEDFISNSVNLTKDKSFAIVTGPNMGGKSVFLRQTALITLMAQIGSFVPAKKAKIGVVDRIFSRVGASDNLSRGLSTFMMEMVETANILHNATEKSLLILDEIGRGTSTYDGMSIARAVVEYITAKIGAKTLFATHYHELTELEKEIDSVFNLHVSVKEINGKIVFTHKVLPGISEKSYGIHVAELAGLPESVIERAREILISIEEKNQLKELELPIFNIQKEEKRKIEQTITESESELIKELESIDISTTTPLDALMILARLKKMIKKV